The nucleotide window TGTAAATGGATATGTCGGCTACAATTTCAAATTAGAGGCTTGCTTACTAATTTTTTGTTGAACTCTTCATGTGCCGTTACTTACTTTCCGGGTCTTGCAACTAAAAAATGTATAGTGTAACCATAAAAGTGGAATCCGTTTGGTTTTGATGTAGTGGCATTGATCATTGTGGTCAcacgttgggttttgacccaacttaacAACACGTTTGTGCGTGCAAGGCATGTCGTCACGTCAAGTAATAAATTTCTGTGTGAATAACAAGTAGAGTACTTGGTAAAGTGATTAATTATTCATTCATGATTTACCTGCCAGATGTCCATGTCCGTCCTCACCCTAGGCTTGCCCGTTTGGGGTGTTCGGGGATgttggttgggaggtgttgagatttttatatataacttAATAGAGAAGTTTTGTCCCAACCCAACACCCCTGAACACCTCAAATGGGCAAGCCCTAAATTGATTTTAAAGACAAGTAGACAAcacgaaaagaaagaagaaaagtgtCCAAATCCTGATCTTTCTTAGCCGCAAACACTTCGTTCGTACTCTTGAGGACCCGCAGAATGGAAGGCATGGACCAGAGGCGACAGCGCAAGATGAGCAATTTTAGAGAGGCCGTGTTGGTGAATTTCCTCCGCTCAAAGACCCTTTCCGACGAGCTTCGGTCCCGCATTGACCAACGCCTCCACCAAGAGTTTCCAACTTTCAAAACCCCCGATCACCCTCCCTACTCCCTGGTAATCTTCTTCAATTAGCTCAGAATCACCTTCTGCTTTCCCATTTTGGCTATTTTTGGAAGGAATTTGAGAATTTGGCAGCTTTCGTAAGCACAATTAATGCTTTGTTTCCCTGCATTTTCTGAAATTTCAAGATGTTTcacatttctttccttttttttatggttttcaatgtgaCTGTGTGTTAGATGATACAAACGGCGATTGCAAAGCTGAGAGAGGAAGGGGGGTCAACAATAGAGGCAATATCTGGGTTTATAAAGAAAGAGTACGAGGGGTTGCCATGGGGGCATGAGAGTTTCTTGAGTCATCATTTGAGGAAGCTTTGTGGACAGGGAGAAATTGTGCTTACAGGTTACGGAAGGTATATTCTTCTAGGCAACAAAACTTCAGATTTTGGTGATGAGCATGACAGAGATCAGATAGAGGAGCCGTGGAGGAAGATGCATGGTGGTAGTTGCAGTTCAGGTGGAGACCAATACTCATATCAGGCAGAGGAGGAAGAGAGTAAAGTGACTGGAGAGGAAATTCAATCCTCTGAAAgtgattttcaagaacaattGGGAAAAACTGAAGCATTAAAACTACGAATCAAATTCAAGACATCGAAAATGATTCAATGAAGGAACAGAACACCAAATTGAGGTGGTGAAAGGGTATTGCTGTGGGGGGCTGTATCTGTATGTTTTGGTATATTTTGTTACCTGTGAGGAAACTTCTATGCAGGTTTAGGACTCAAGGAAACCACCATATGTAAGAAAATCTGgttttcttttgtaatttgCCAGTCTAGAGTATGATTTATGCATCATACATAGCGAACCCACGTTAGCTCTAGCTTGTTCAGGATAACATTATCAATGAGAAAAATGTTAGTCCCATTTGTTCTTCCATAAAGTGGTCAGAACATTTTCCTACATTTCTCATCTATGGAAATCAAAGATGTTTTTCCCTTTAAATTggtcatatattttgttttggcAGGACTCAGTTCGACATATAATGATTGTTTTGAAACAGttattcccccccccccccccccggtcCCTTGCTACCTCCGTCTCTGTATGGCTGTAGTAAGAAGAACCTGAAATCAAGATTTACGGTTGAGACAAAATTTCAAACAGATTTACGTGCATAGCTAGTGAAAGTGAGAGATTACTAACAAACAACAATCAGCGATAACATTAAATGGTTGGGGTACAAAACAGgagataaaatgaaaataacacTAGTCTACAAATCGAACGCCCGAAATGAAACTGATAGATATCCAATCCAGCTGGAGACACATGGAGAAGGAAAATCAAAGCACAATAGTCAATACAAACAACTGAGGTATCTGTACAAATGATTGAGACGAAGCAAAACACGCAGCTTCAGCCGCCTCAGAACAGATGGAGTCAACAGGCAGAGTCTCCTTCTTCATTCTCCTCTTACTCTGCTCTTACCATCACCAAGCCTCATCTGTACCTGCTTCGACTGCTATCTTTCCAGATGAAGCTCTCCCCACCAAATCCGGCTATCTCCCCGTCAATCCCTCCACCGGCT belongs to Tripterygium wilfordii isolate XIE 37 chromosome 2, ASM1340144v1, whole genome shotgun sequence and includes:
- the LOC119980693 gene encoding uncharacterized protein LOC119980693, with the translated sequence MEGMDQRRQRKMSNFREAVLVNFLRSKTLSDELRSRIDQRLHQEFPTFKTPDHPPYSLMIQTAIAKLREEGGSTIEAISGFIKKEYEGLPWGHESFLSHHLRKLCGQGEIVLTGYGRYILLGNKTSDFGDEHDRDQIEEPWRKMHGGSCSSGGDQYSYQAEEEESKVTGEEIQSSESDFQEQLGKTEALKLRIKFKTSKMIQ